In Thiothrix unzii, the sequence TTGCCCCCGCAAGTCTCAGAATGGAAGCCGGATCAGCCATTTGGGTTGGATCGGATGTTTTACGTGAATCCCCATGAGTTCCTGACAATTTATCAGTCAACTCAACACGATGACGCAGCCGCTGCGCATTAAGCGTGGCGTTGCAAGTTAGTCACGACTCCTCTACACTTTAATGCAACTTTGTTGCAAACGAGAACGATGCAGGAATGAATCATGGCTGACGCGGTGGATGTGCGCATCCCGATTACTTTGCTTACCGGCTTTCTGGGCAGTGGCAAAACCACAGTACTCAACAATCTGCTGAAACCGTCGTTTTGGGAACGGTTGTTGCGTGCGCCACCACTTACCGCTGTGATTATGAACGAGTTCGGCAGTATCGGGCTGGATCATCAACTGGTCGATAATACCCAAGGCACAATGGCACTGCTGTCCGGCGGGTGTGTGTGTTGTGAAATCCAAGGATCGCTAGTACCCACCCTGAAAAACCTGTGGATGGGGCGGCGCGATGGCAAAATTCCCCCGTATGAACGCATTATCATCGAAACCACCGGTATCGCCGACCCCACGCCGATACTCGAAACCCTGCTGCGTTCCGATTGGGTCGCTAAACGCCACTATCTGGATGGTGTTGTCACTACGGTGGATGCGGTATTTGGCAGCGGTCAACTTGACCAGCACTTTGAAGCGGTGCGCCAAGTGGCGGGTGCTGATCGCTTATTGCTTACCAAAACCGACCTTGCCGATGCCGCCACAATTGCGCAACTGGAAAGTCGTCTTGCCAGCCTGAATCCTGCCGCGCCAGTAGTGCAGGTGCAGCATGGCAATGTCAGCCCGGATCACATTTTCAAATTGCGGGCGTATCACCAATCCGAACCTGTCAAAGCCAAACAATGGTTGGCTGCGGAAAACTTCCGCTTGGTGACGGGCGGTTCGCCGTTAAAAACATCAGGTATTCTTAACCCCAGTGCGCCGCTACACACGGGTGCAGATGGGCGGATTCGCAGCTTTTCCCTGCAATTTGAGCACGCTTTACCTTGGGCAGGAGTGGCGGAAGCCTTGGAAACACTGGCAGAATTTTGCAGCCAGCGTTTATTGCGCATGAAAGCTATCGTCAATGTGCAGGAATACCCTGGTCGTCCGGTGGTATTACACGCAGTGCAACATTTGTTTTACCCGTCAATCGAACTCCCCGCATGGCCGGATGATGATCATCGCAGCCGTTTCGTCTTTATTACCGCTGACCTAGATGAAGCTTTTGTCAGTCAGTTACTTACTTCGTTTACCCAAACGGTGACTACCTCACCACGCGACACTTTCGGAGCTTAAAATGAAATACCCTAGCTTGTTAATCAGCAGTTTCAGCCTGTTATTGGCACTTTCCGCCAGCAATCTTCACGCCGAAGAACACGAGCAACACGGTGCACACGAACACGGCGTTGCTACGCTGGCGGTTGCAGTGGGTACAGAAGGTGTGGAAATCACTTTGGAATCTCCCGCCGCCAATATCGTGGGTTTTGAACACGTTCCCACCAGCGATGCGGATAAAGAAACGTTGGATGATGCGGTGAAAAAGCTCGAAGCGGGTGATGAGCTATTTACGCTTAATCCCGAAGCTGAGTGCCAATTGCAAGACACCGAAGTGTTGTCTGCGTTACTGGGGGACGAAGTGTCTGCTGAACATGAACACCAACAGGAGGCTGAGGCCGCGCACAATGACATGGATATTGCATGGTCTTACGCCTGCGCTAAACCGACGGAACTCAAAGAGGTTGCGGTGAAATTGTTTGCGGCATTCCCGAACGGTTTCCAACACATTAAGGCGGAGTGGGTCACGGAAAAAGGTGCGTCGGCAATGGAACTGACCCAAGATACGACGCTTACGCTGACACAATGAGTGTCATTGAGCTGCACAATCTGCGCTACCGCTGGCAAGGCCAAAGCCAGGACACCTTGGCGATTGCCGAATTGCAGGTTGAGCAAGGCGAACATTTGTTCATTCGCGGGGCAAGCGGTAGCGGTAAAACCACGTTGCTCAACCTGCTGGCAGGTATCCTCAAGCCTGCCAGTGGCAGTTTGACCCTGTTGGGGCAAACCTTGCACAACATGAATCCAGCGGCGCGTGATCGTTTCCGCGCGGATCACATGGGCGTTATTTTCCAGCAGTTTAATCTGTTGCCGTATTTGTCGGTGCGTGAAAATGTGCAATTACCGTGTCATTTTTCCGCACGGCGCAAACAACGTGCTGGCGATGTGCAAGGTGCTATCGAGCGTTTATTGGAACATTTGGGGCTGGATAGGTCGTTGTGGCAGCGAGCTGTTACCGAGTTGAGTGTCGGGCAGCAACAACGGGTGGCCGTGGCGCGTGCGTTGATCGGTAGCCCGGAAATTTTGATTGCCGACGAACCGACTTCCGCGCTGGATACGGATACCCGTGACGGTTTCCTTGAGCTGTTGTTTCGGGAAGCACAAGTGCAGGGCAGCACCATTATTTTCGTCAGCCACGACCCGCACATTGCCAGTCATTTTCCGCGTGTGGTGGATTTGAGCAGCGTCAATGGCGCGAGCATGGTAGAGTAATGCAATTGCATTACCCTGTTAGTCTTATGGAGGCGCGTCATGCCAACCACCGTGTTTGAAACTGAATCCACGCTCACCGACCGTTACCAAACTACCGTGCCAGAACCGGTGCGGCGTGCGCTGAAATTGGGCAAACGTGACAAGGTGCATTACACCATCCAATCCGACGGCAGCGTGTTGTTATCGCGGGTAATCGTGCCAATTGAGGATGAACCAGACCCGGTATTGGGTAAATTTCTGCAATTCCTCGCTAATGATATTGAACAGAACCCACACCGCTTACAGCCGCTTTCTGCTGAGTTGATGGCTAGAATCGAACGTTTGACAGCTAATGTCGATGCGGATCTCGATCTCAATGCGCCATTACCACCCGATGATGACGAGGACGAATAATGCCAGCACTACCCTCGGTCATTCATGGTTGGACTGTGCTTCCACACCCCTTATTTTCAGAGCAATTGGAAATACTCACTAGAGAAGTGGAGCGGCTTGAATACAAAGATCCACTCAATTTTCATAAAAAACGCTCAGCAAAACGGCTTACCGCTTTGAAACGTCTGGCTTTTGACATTATTCCGCAAGACCCGACGCTGCCCGAATACCGGCAAGGCAACACGTTGGGCGCGGAATACAAACACTGGTTTCGTGCTAAATTTTTCCAGCAATACCGCCTGTTTTTTCGCTACCACGCCGAAAGCCGTATTATTGTGCTGGCATGGGTTAACGATGATAGCACCAAACGCGCTTACGAAAGTGAACGCGACGCTTATCGGGTATTTCGCAAAATGCTGCATTCTGGACATCCGCCCGACGATTGGGATGCGTTGTTGGCGGAAGCGATGAGTGAAGCAGGGCGTGTTTACGGTTTTCCTGATGTTATTCACGATGGTGATTAAACCATGATTTTGCTCAATCTCACCCTGCGTAGTCTGTGGAATCGCCGTGCTAGTTTGCTGCTGACGCTGTTTTCTATCGCAATCAGCGTGGCGTTGCTGTTGGGCGTGGAGTACATCCGTAAGGAGGCGAAAAGCAGTTTCCTCAGCACGATTTCCGGGACGGATTTGGTGGTGGGCGCGCGGAGTGGGCCGGTGCAATTGCTGCTTTACAGCGTATTTCGGATTGGCAATGCCACCAACAATATCAGTTGGCAGTCGTATCAGGAGATCGCGAGTAAGCCGCTGGTGGATTGGACAATTCCGCTGAGTTTGGGTGATTCGCACCAAGGTTTTCGGGTGTTAGGCACGAATCAGGATTATTTTCGCTATTACCGCCACGGTGATAAACGCCTGTTGGAATTTGCGGCTGGCAAGCCTTTTGATGGCGTATTCGACGCGGTGTTAGGAGCGGAAGTGGCGCGGAAGTTGGGCTACAAGCTCGGCGATAAAATCGTCATCGCCCACGGAGCGGCTTCAACGAGCTTTACTTTGCATGATGATAAACCGTTCACTGTCGTCGGCATCCTCAAACCCACGGGCACGCCGCTTGACCGCACTGTGCATGTTTCGCTGGAAGGCATTGAGGCCATTCACGTTGATTGGGTGGGGGGCGCAAAAATTCCCGGTTATCAAATCAGCGCGGAACAGGCGTTGCAGAAAAACTTGCAACCTAAAGTGATTACCGCATTTATGGTAGGTTTGAAAAATCGGGCGGCAGCATTTCGGATACAGCGCGAAATCAACGATTACAAGCGTGAACCATTGCTGGCGACTGTCCCCGGTGTGGCGTTGGCGGAATTGTGGCAAGCGATTGGTTTATTTGAAAACGTGCTGCGGATTATTACCGGCTTCGTGGTGGTGGCGGGGCTATTGGGGATGTTGACTACGTTGCTTTCCACGTTGAATGAACGGCGGCGTGAAATGGCTATTTT encodes:
- a CDS encoding DUF2796 domain-containing protein, whose amino-acid sequence is MKYPSLLISSFSLLLALSASNLHAEEHEQHGAHEHGVATLAVAVGTEGVEITLESPAANIVGFEHVPTSDADKETLDDAVKKLEAGDELFTLNPEAECQLQDTEVLSALLGDEVSAEHEHQQEAEAAHNDMDIAWSYACAKPTELKEVAVKLFAAFPNGFQHIKAEWVTEKGASAMELTQDTTLTLTQ
- a CDS encoding CobW family GTP-binding protein translates to MADAVDVRIPITLLTGFLGSGKTTVLNNLLKPSFWERLLRAPPLTAVIMNEFGSIGLDHQLVDNTQGTMALLSGGCVCCEIQGSLVPTLKNLWMGRRDGKIPPYERIIIETTGIADPTPILETLLRSDWVAKRHYLDGVVTTVDAVFGSGQLDQHFEAVRQVAGADRLLLTKTDLADAATIAQLESRLASLNPAAPVVQVQHGNVSPDHIFKLRAYHQSEPVKAKQWLAAENFRLVTGGSPLKTSGILNPSAPLHTGADGRIRSFSLQFEHALPWAGVAEALETLAEFCSQRLLRMKAIVNVQEYPGRPVVLHAVQHLFYPSIELPAWPDDDHRSRFVFITADLDEAFVSQLLTSFTQTVTTSPRDTFGA
- a CDS encoding ABC transporter permease, giving the protein MILLNLTLRSLWNRRASLLLTLFSIAISVALLLGVEYIRKEAKSSFLSTISGTDLVVGARSGPVQLLLYSVFRIGNATNNISWQSYQEIASKPLVDWTIPLSLGDSHQGFRVLGTNQDYFRYYRHGDKRLLEFAAGKPFDGVFDAVLGAEVARKLGYKLGDKIVIAHGAASTSFTLHDDKPFTVVGILKPTGTPLDRTVHVSLEGIEAIHVDWVGGAKIPGYQISAEQALQKNLQPKVITAFMVGLKNRAAAFRIQREINDYKREPLLATVPGVALAELWQAIGLFENVLRIITGFVVVAGLLGMLTTLLSTLNERRREMAILRAVGAHPRHVFLLFVLEAGVLVVLGCLLGAVLVFAGVLAARPWVLAEYGFYLSTWLPDVGDLLLLAVVAGLALLFSLIPGAIAYRRALQDGLTVRV
- a CDS encoding type II toxin-antitoxin system PrlF family antitoxin, with amino-acid sequence MPTTVFETESTLTDRYQTTVPEPVRRALKLGKRDKVHYTIQSDGSVLLSRVIVPIEDEPDPVLGKFLQFLANDIEQNPHRLQPLSAELMARIERLTANVDADLDLNAPLPPDDDEDE
- a CDS encoding ABC transporter ATP-binding protein produces the protein MSVIELHNLRYRWQGQSQDTLAIAELQVEQGEHLFIRGASGSGKTTLLNLLAGILKPASGSLTLLGQTLHNMNPAARDRFRADHMGVIFQQFNLLPYLSVRENVQLPCHFSARRKQRAGDVQGAIERLLEHLGLDRSLWQRAVTELSVGQQQRVAVARALIGSPEILIADEPTSALDTDTRDGFLELLFREAQVQGSTIIFVSHDPHIASHFPRVVDLSSVNGASMVE
- a CDS encoding type II toxin-antitoxin system YhaV family toxin produces the protein MPALPSVIHGWTVLPHPLFSEQLEILTREVERLEYKDPLNFHKKRSAKRLTALKRLAFDIIPQDPTLPEYRQGNTLGAEYKHWFRAKFFQQYRLFFRYHAESRIIVLAWVNDDSTKRAYESERDAYRVFRKMLHSGHPPDDWDALLAEAMSEAGRVYGFPDVIHDGD